In one window of Skermanella rosea DNA:
- a CDS encoding DUF1194 domain-containing protein yields MRVRSAPTAGLLALALLLGFPAGSPSGAAQAQERPVDLELVLAVDISGSVDEEEAALQRDGYVTALIDDRVVSAMGGGPFGAVAVTYVEWAGEDHQRVVVPWTLIGNREDARKFSDAIGSAPLSTARWTSLSGAIDHAATLFDGNGFEGVRRVIDISGDGVNNRGRPPSLARDEAVAAGITINGLPILNDRPNPWGGPAPIDLDRYYEENVIGGPGAFYIAARDFDDFAAAILSKLIREIAGIGSGAG; encoded by the coding sequence ATGCGCGTCCGCTCCGCTCCGACCGCCGGCCTTCTGGCCCTTGCCCTCCTGCTCGGGTTCCCGGCGGGCTCGCCATCTGGTGCCGCCCAGGCCCAGGAGCGGCCGGTCGACCTGGAGCTGGTCCTTGCGGTCGACATCTCCGGCAGCGTCGACGAGGAGGAGGCGGCCCTCCAGCGCGACGGCTATGTGACGGCGCTGATCGACGACCGGGTCGTCTCCGCCATGGGCGGAGGGCCGTTCGGCGCCGTCGCGGTCACCTATGTGGAGTGGGCGGGCGAGGATCATCAGCGCGTCGTGGTTCCCTGGACACTGATCGGCAACCGGGAGGATGCCAGGAAGTTCTCCGACGCGATCGGCTCGGCCCCCCTGTCGACCGCCCGCTGGACATCGCTGAGCGGCGCCATCGACCACGCCGCGACGCTGTTCGACGGCAACGGCTTCGAAGGGGTGCGGCGGGTGATCGACATCTCGGGCGACGGCGTGAACAACCGCGGCCGTCCCCCATCCCTGGCCCGGGACGAGGCGGTCGCGGCCGGCATCACGATCAACGGCCTGCCGATCCTGAACGACCGGCCCAACCCCTGGGGCGGGCCGGCCCCGATCGACCTGGACCGCTATTACGAGGAGAACGTCATCGGCGGCCCCGGCGCCTTCTACATCGCCGCACGCGACTTCGACGATTTCGCCGCCGCCATCCTGAGCAAGCTGATTCGCGAGATCGCCGGGATCGGTTCCGGCGCCGGCTGA
- a CDS encoding zinc metalloprotease HtpX has translation MPPPLPSSHRHRSANRLHTVLLLAGMIGLLVACGWIVAGPEGGLWALVLGGVSLAFAPRLSPQMVLGMYGAVPVRAWDMPKVTAILNELAERAGLPRTPQLYWIPSPTLNAFAMGTRGDAVIAVTDGLVRSLSARELAGVLGHEITHIANGDLWLMGLADTVSRLTRMMSLFGQILLLFNLPLLIAGAVTIPWGLILLLVLAPTIGALLQLALSRTREYDADLGGALLTGDPLALAGALRKLEQYGRGLWESLMLPNRRNPSPSLLRTHPPTEDRIRRLMDLRGQLSGRPSLPGIDALAQGGAPVAGRFRIVPAQPRHRLTGLWY, from the coding sequence ATGCCGCCTCCCTTGCCCAGTTCCCACCGCCATCGCTCGGCCAACCGCTTGCATACCGTCCTGCTGCTCGCCGGCATGATCGGGCTGCTGGTCGCCTGCGGCTGGATCGTCGCGGGGCCGGAGGGCGGGCTGTGGGCGCTGGTGCTCGGCGGCGTGAGCCTCGCCTTCGCGCCGCGCCTGTCGCCCCAGATGGTCCTGGGCATGTACGGCGCGGTGCCGGTCCGTGCCTGGGACATGCCGAAGGTCACCGCGATCCTGAACGAGCTGGCGGAGCGGGCGGGGCTGCCGCGCACGCCGCAGCTCTACTGGATTCCCAGTCCGACGCTGAACGCCTTCGCCATGGGGACCCGCGGCGATGCCGTCATCGCGGTAACCGACGGGCTGGTACGCTCGCTGAGCGCCCGCGAGCTGGCCGGGGTGCTGGGGCACGAGATCACCCATATCGCCAATGGCGACCTGTGGCTGATGGGGCTGGCCGACACGGTCAGCCGGCTGACCCGCATGATGTCGCTGTTCGGCCAGATCCTCCTGCTATTCAACCTGCCGCTGCTTATCGCCGGCGCCGTCACGATCCCTTGGGGACTGATCCTGCTGCTGGTCCTGGCGCCGACGATCGGCGCGCTGCTCCAACTGGCCCTGTCTCGCACGCGGGAATACGACGCCGACCTGGGCGGCGCCCTGCTGACCGGCGATCCCCTGGCCTTGGCGGGCGCCTTGAGGAAGCTGGAGCAGTACGGCAGGGGCCTGTGGGAGTCGTTGATGCTGCCGAACCGGCGCAATCCCAGCCCGTCGCTGCTGCGCACCCATCCGCCGACGGAGGATCGCATCCGCCGGCTGATGGACCTGCGCGGACAGCTCTCCGGGCGTCCGTCGCTGCCGGGGATCGACGCCCTGGCGCAGGGTGGCGCGCCCGTCGCCGGGCGATTCCGCATCGTCCCGGCCCAGCCGCGCCATCGCCTGACCGGGCTCTGGTACTGA
- a CDS encoding SAM domain-containing protein, with amino-acid sequence MVKLTRDQVIEICGRMDDLRIASIIGTGATAAELTEARTWLASDDYLGGDLGKSANGRVARLVELLRTDEAEWDDR; translated from the coding sequence ATGGTCAAACTGACACGCGATCAGGTCATCGAAATCTGCGGCCGCATGGACGACCTGCGCATCGCCAGCATCATCGGCACCGGGGCGACGGCGGCCGAACTCACCGAAGCCCGGACGTGGCTCGCATCGGACGATTACCTCGGCGGCGACCTCGGCAAATCGGCGAACGGCCGCGTGGCGCGGCTGGTCGAGCTGCTGCGCACCGACGAGGCGGAGTGGGACGACCGCTGA
- a CDS encoding thiamine pyrophosphate-binding protein has protein sequence MSSTSKPRSGGQILVDSLRVHGTDRAFCVAGESYLDVLDAFYDAPDIDLVTCRQEGGAANMAEAAGKLTGRPGICFVTRGPGACNASIGVHTAMQDSTPMILFVGQVARDQAEREAFQEIDYRRMFSPVAKWAAQIDDAARIPEFVSRAFHVATSGRPGPVVLALPEDMLRDRVAVPPTGRYTEVQAHPGADDLARVADLLAASERPLVLVGGSGWTDQACADLKRFAEASRLPVCSSFRRQDVLDNTSPSWIGDLGTGPNPKLLARVRESDLLLVIGARLGEMTTQGYELIDLPETRQTLVHVHASAEELGRVFRPDLPIQSGPAAFAAALARLEPVKSDRWREWAESCRRDYLDWLEPAPYDGALDLGAVSVWLRDRLPDDSIVTIDAGNFSGWAQRFLTYRRPGRQLGPTSGAMGYSVPAAVAAKLVHPERMVVSYVGDGGFMMTGQELATAMHTGSAPIILVFNNGMFGTIRMHQEKNYPGRVSATALTNPDFAALAQSYGAFGAAVERTEDFAPAFEAAVASGKAAVIELRMDPEVISTRTTLSALRQQALGKK, from the coding sequence ATGTCGAGCACTTCCAAGCCCCGTTCAGGTGGGCAGATCCTCGTCGATTCGCTACGCGTCCATGGCACCGATCGGGCGTTCTGCGTCGCGGGCGAAAGCTACCTGGACGTCCTCGACGCCTTCTACGACGCTCCCGACATCGATCTCGTCACCTGCCGGCAGGAAGGCGGGGCGGCCAACATGGCCGAGGCGGCCGGCAAGCTGACCGGCAGGCCGGGCATCTGCTTCGTGACCCGCGGCCCCGGCGCCTGCAACGCCTCGATCGGCGTCCACACCGCCATGCAGGACTCCACGCCGATGATCCTGTTCGTCGGCCAGGTGGCCCGCGACCAGGCGGAGCGCGAGGCTTTCCAGGAGATCGACTACCGCCGCATGTTCTCGCCGGTCGCCAAGTGGGCGGCCCAGATCGACGATGCCGCCCGCATCCCGGAATTCGTCAGCCGCGCCTTCCATGTCGCGACCTCCGGGCGGCCTGGCCCCGTCGTGCTGGCGCTGCCGGAGGACATGCTGCGCGACCGCGTCGCCGTTCCGCCGACCGGGCGCTATACGGAAGTCCAGGCCCACCCCGGCGCCGACGACCTGGCACGGGTCGCCGACCTGCTGGCCGCATCCGAGCGGCCGCTGGTCCTGGTGGGCGGCAGCGGCTGGACCGACCAGGCCTGCGCCGACCTGAAGCGCTTCGCCGAGGCCTCCCGCCTGCCGGTCTGTTCCTCGTTCCGCCGCCAGGACGTTCTGGACAACACCAGCCCGTCCTGGATCGGCGACCTCGGCACCGGCCCGAACCCGAAGCTGCTGGCCCGCGTCAGGGAATCCGACCTGCTGCTGGTGATCGGCGCCCGGCTGGGCGAGATGACGACCCAGGGCTACGAGCTGATCGACCTGCCGGAAACCCGCCAGACCCTGGTCCATGTCCACGCCTCCGCCGAGGAGCTGGGCCGGGTGTTCCGCCCCGACCTGCCGATCCAGTCCGGTCCGGCGGCCTTCGCCGCGGCGCTGGCCCGCCTGGAACCCGTAAAGTCCGACCGCTGGCGGGAATGGGCCGAATCCTGCCGGCGCGACTATCTGGACTGGCTGGAGCCGGCGCCGTACGACGGCGCGCTGGACCTGGGCGCGGTGTCGGTCTGGCTGCGCGACCGGCTGCCGGACGACTCCATCGTCACGATCGACGCCGGCAACTTCTCCGGCTGGGCGCAGCGTTTCCTGACCTACCGCCGTCCCGGCCGGCAGCTCGGCCCGACCAGCGGCGCCATGGGCTATTCGGTCCCGGCCGCGGTCGCCGCCAAGCTGGTCCATCCCGAGCGCATGGTCGTCAGCTATGTCGGAGACGGCGGCTTCATGATGACCGGGCAGGAGCTGGCGACCGCCATGCACACCGGCTCCGCCCCGATCATCCTGGTATTCAACAACGGCATGTTCGGCACCATCCGCATGCACCAGGAAAAGAACTATCCCGGCCGCGTCAGCGCCACCGCCCTGACCAACCCCGACTTCGCGGCATTGGCCCAGAGCTACGGGGCCTTCGGCGCCGCGGTCGAGCGGACCGAGGACTTCGCCCCGGCGTTCGAGGCGGCGGTGGCTTCGGGCAAGGCGGCCGTGATCGAGCTTCGCATGGACCCGGAGGTGATCAGCACCCGCACGACCTTGTCCGCCCTTCGGCAACAGGCGCTGGGGAAGAAGTAG
- a CDS encoding methyl-accepting chemotaxis protein: MVRHLRRLPLSAKVTGIALLCMVALTVVLEVILLSALHGSLGSDAARRQRITLEVAFGEIRAIGTEYQLKDGILTAGGVTLNGNLDLVDRVQRLAGGVATIFAGDVRVATNVLKADGTRAIGTKLAQGPVYDSIFRDKKDYFGEADILGRPYFTGYRPLLDRNGAVAGIVFVGVAKDDVFQAFDDTITTATVYIPVGMMLFGLMLWFFLNRAIHPIVRLERAAITLAAGDDQVEIVATDRTDEIGRLARALLNLRGTVGDAFARRQVIEQLDLPVMTASGTDFLIEYMNPAATEALHKVAHNLVIPVDGLVGRSIDVFHQRDPQRIRAIVSDPDRLPHHARIRLGDDWMDLNISAMRNVRGEYKGPLLTWRLITDQVTAAADFEKSVGAIATAVRDATANVETSARTTSEQAYTASSTAEAVADAAGAATASVTSVSAAIEELTSSIDTARGEASATTAAMEAASHEARRTNDIVVSLSQAASAIGTVVDLIANIAAQTNLLALNATIEAARAGDAGKGFAVVAHEVKSLATQTSKATDDIRREIDQIQGTTREAVNAIGAIVQTIHEMGARAGATAAALEQQAAVALSISRDTQQAATQTVAVNTDIRRISEVATQSGEELAGMLTVVQSLSQKSDELAGAIVTFVERLKR, from the coding sequence ATGGTCAGACATCTGCGCAGGCTGCCGCTCTCCGCCAAGGTGACCGGCATCGCGCTCCTCTGCATGGTAGCGCTGACCGTCGTCCTTGAAGTGATACTGCTCTCGGCGCTGCACGGCAGCCTCGGCAGTGACGCGGCGCGGCGCCAGCGGATCACGCTGGAGGTCGCCTTCGGAGAAATTCGCGCGATCGGCACCGAGTACCAGCTGAAGGACGGGATCCTGACGGCCGGGGGCGTCACGCTGAACGGCAATCTGGACCTGGTGGACCGCGTCCAGCGGCTGGCAGGCGGCGTCGCCACCATCTTCGCAGGCGACGTCCGCGTCGCGACCAACGTGCTGAAGGCGGACGGCACCCGGGCGATCGGCACCAAGTTGGCCCAGGGGCCGGTGTACGACAGCATCTTCCGTGACAAGAAGGATTATTTCGGCGAGGCCGACATCCTGGGCCGGCCCTATTTCACCGGGTACCGCCCGCTGCTCGACCGGAACGGCGCGGTCGCCGGCATCGTCTTCGTCGGCGTCGCCAAGGACGACGTCTTCCAAGCCTTCGACGACACCATCACGACCGCAACGGTCTATATACCGGTCGGCATGATGCTGTTCGGGCTGATGCTGTGGTTCTTCCTGAACCGGGCTATCCATCCGATCGTCAGGCTGGAACGGGCAGCCATCACCCTGGCCGCGGGCGACGACCAGGTGGAGATCGTCGCTACCGACCGGACCGACGAGATCGGCCGGCTGGCGCGGGCCCTGCTCAACCTGCGCGGCACGGTCGGGGACGCCTTCGCCCGCCGGCAGGTGATCGAGCAGCTAGACCTGCCGGTGATGACCGCGTCGGGCACCGACTTCCTGATCGAGTACATGAACCCCGCGGCGACCGAGGCGCTGCACAAGGTCGCCCACAATCTGGTCATCCCGGTCGACGGGTTGGTGGGGCGCAGCATCGACGTGTTCCACCAGCGCGACCCGCAGCGGATCCGCGCGATCGTCTCCGACCCCGACCGGCTGCCGCACCATGCCCGGATCCGGCTGGGCGACGACTGGATGGACCTGAACATCAGCGCGATGCGCAATGTCCGGGGCGAGTACAAGGGCCCGCTGCTGACCTGGCGCCTGATCACCGACCAGGTCACCGCCGCAGCCGATTTCGAGAAGTCGGTCGGCGCGATCGCGACCGCCGTCCGGGACGCCACGGCGAACGTCGAGACGTCGGCGCGCACCACGTCGGAGCAGGCCTACACGGCGTCTTCGACCGCAGAGGCCGTGGCCGACGCGGCGGGTGCCGCCACGGCGTCGGTGACCTCCGTCTCGGCCGCCATCGAGGAGCTGACCTCCAGCATCGATACCGCCCGCGGCGAGGCGAGCGCCACCACCGCCGCGATGGAGGCGGCCTCCCACGAGGCGCGCCGGACCAACGACATCGTGGTCAGCCTGTCCCAAGCAGCCTCCGCGATCGGCACCGTCGTGGACCTGATCGCCAACATCGCGGCGCAGACCAACCTGCTGGCCCTGAACGCGACCATCGAGGCGGCGCGGGCGGGAGACGCCGGCAAGGGCTTCGCCGTCGTCGCCCACGAGGTCAAGTCGCTGGCGACCCAGACCTCCAAGGCGACCGACGACATCCGGCGCGAGATCGACCAGATCCAGGGCACCACGCGGGAGGCGGTGAACGCCATCGGCGCCATCGTCCAGACCATCCACGAGATGGGCGCCCGCGCCGGCGCCACCGCCGCGGCCCTGGAGCAGCAGGCCGCCGTGGCCCTGTCGATCAGCCGCGATACCCAGCAGGCCGCCACCCAGACCGTCGCGGTGAACACCGACATCCGCCGGATCTCCGAAGTCGCGACCCAGTCCGGAGAGGAACTGGCCGGCATGCTGACGGTGGTCCAGAGCCTGTCGCAGAAGTCCGACGAACTCGCCGGCGCGATCGTCACCTTCGTCGAACGGCTGAAGCGCTGA
- a CDS encoding M48 family metallopeptidase, with protein MSRRGFMVALVGVSGTALVGCVGAGQTGLGLGLVSAEEVQQLGLKSWQQIRSETPVSKNATYQRALQQVGTNILSAVGENPGQWEMVVFQGQEANAFALPGNKIGVYEGMFAIAENVDQLAAVVGHEIGHNQAEHARERLSSAQATSMGQQLLGAALQIGNIGYANELAGLLGAGIQYGLILPYSRNQELEADSIGLLNMARAGYDPRASVQLWQNMQAAGQRAPEFLSTHPAPDSRIAALEAKMPEAMSLYNPRRG; from the coding sequence ATGAGCCGGCGGGGCTTCATGGTGGCGCTGGTGGGGGTGAGCGGGACGGCACTGGTCGGCTGCGTCGGCGCCGGCCAGACGGGCCTTGGCCTCGGCTTGGTCTCGGCGGAGGAGGTGCAGCAGCTCGGTCTCAAGAGCTGGCAGCAGATCCGGTCGGAAACGCCCGTGTCGAAGAACGCCACCTACCAGCGGGCGCTCCAGCAGGTCGGCACCAACATCCTGAGCGCCGTCGGCGAGAACCCGGGCCAGTGGGAAATGGTGGTCTTCCAGGGCCAGGAGGCCAACGCCTTCGCCTTGCCGGGCAACAAGATCGGCGTCTACGAAGGCATGTTCGCCATCGCGGAGAACGTCGACCAGCTCGCCGCCGTGGTCGGCCACGAGATCGGGCACAACCAAGCCGAGCACGCCCGCGAGCGGTTGAGTTCCGCGCAGGCGACCAGCATGGGCCAGCAGCTTTTGGGGGCTGCGCTCCAGATCGGCAACATCGGCTATGCCAACGAGCTCGCCGGGCTGCTCGGCGCCGGCATCCAGTACGGCCTGATCCTGCCCTATTCGCGCAACCAGGAGCTGGAAGCCGACAGCATCGGCCTGCTCAACATGGCGCGTGCCGGGTACGATCCGCGCGCCTCGGTCCAGCTCTGGCAGAACATGCAGGCGGCCGGGCAGCGCGCACCCGAATTCCTGTCCACCCACCCGGCGCCGGATTCGCGTATCGCCGCGCTGGAGGCCAAGATGCCGGAGGCCATGAGCCTGTATAACCCTCGGCGGGGTTGA
- a CDS encoding ImuA family protein: protein MPDSSKAARAAALAELRGRILRMEGIGGADGDRLLPLGVPEIDRVLPDGGLPLGCLHEIVGGDGPPGAAASGFGAALLARIAGHQGPGGNSGGCGQVVWITRNDDLHAPGLAPYGLMPDRLITVRARRDGDIVWAIEESLRCRSLGAVLGEVSDIDMVASRRLQLAAESGGVTAFLLRGAGPRLAATASVTRWSLRPAASLPPADEPGLGAPRWRVGLMRCRGGRPGEWLVEWNGAGFTAVPDSASAPGPTSRPAAGPEAGLRRQRSSSSVW from the coding sequence ATGCCCGATTCATCCAAGGCTGCCAGGGCAGCGGCGCTGGCCGAACTGCGCGGGCGCATCCTGCGGATGGAGGGGATCGGCGGGGCCGACGGCGACCGTCTGCTGCCGCTCGGCGTTCCGGAGATCGACCGCGTGCTGCCGGACGGCGGGCTGCCGCTGGGCTGCCTGCACGAGATCGTCGGGGGCGACGGTCCGCCGGGCGCGGCGGCCAGCGGATTCGGCGCCGCCCTGCTCGCCCGGATCGCCGGGCACCAGGGTCCCGGAGGAAACTCCGGGGGATGCGGCCAGGTGGTCTGGATCACCCGGAACGACGACCTCCATGCGCCGGGATTGGCGCCCTACGGTCTGATGCCCGACCGGCTGATCACCGTCCGCGCCCGGCGGGACGGCGACATCGTGTGGGCGATCGAGGAGTCGCTGCGCTGCCGGTCGCTGGGAGCGGTGCTGGGGGAAGTCTCCGACATCGACATGGTGGCCAGCCGCCGTCTCCAGCTTGCGGCCGAGAGCGGCGGCGTCACGGCCTTCCTGCTGCGCGGCGCCGGCCCCAGGCTGGCGGCGACCGCGTCGGTGACCCGCTGGAGCTTAAGGCCGGCCGCCAGCCTGCCGCCTGCCGACGAGCCCGGCCTGGGAGCTCCCCGCTGGCGGGTCGGCCTGATGCGCTGCCGGGGCGGCCGGCCGGGAGAGTGGCTGGTCGAATGGAACGGCGCTGGCTTCACGGCGGTACCGGACTCCGCCTCCGCCCCGGGACCAACCTCACGCCCGGCGGCCGGGCCCGAGGCGGGCCTGAGGCGTCAGCGCAGTTCCTCCAGCGTCTGGTAG
- a CDS encoding invasion associated locus B family protein translates to MVPSIRFSFGAALLALAALASAGPADAAEEKRFDDWKLQCADRAPEGFPKCIITQNVVSSETNLGVLSVAVYFRPGADTPSLGFNLAPQAVKEAGMVLQIDARPALEMPIQDCNPNFCVVRATLRDQVLTMFRNGTRGVVAFKIPPDQRIAAQISFKGFTSAFKALEQRKAG, encoded by the coding sequence ATGGTTCCCAGCATCCGGTTCAGTTTCGGCGCCGCTCTGCTCGCCCTGGCGGCCCTTGCCTCCGCCGGCCCGGCCGACGCCGCCGAGGAGAAGCGGTTCGACGACTGGAAGCTGCAATGCGCCGACCGCGCGCCGGAAGGTTTTCCGAAATGCATCATCACCCAGAACGTGGTGTCGAGCGAGACCAACCTGGGGGTGCTGAGCGTGGCGGTCTATTTCCGGCCCGGCGCAGACACGCCGTCGCTGGGATTCAATCTGGCGCCCCAGGCGGTCAAGGAGGCGGGCATGGTTCTCCAGATCGACGCCCGTCCGGCCCTGGAGATGCCGATCCAGGACTGCAACCCCAATTTCTGCGTCGTCCGGGCCACCCTGCGGGACCAGGTGCTGACCATGTTCCGCAACGGCACGCGCGGCGTCGTGGCCTTCAAGATCCCGCCCGACCAGCGGATCGCGGCGCAGATCTCGTTCAAGGGTTTCACCAGCGCGTTCAAGGCCCTGGAGCAGCGCAAGGCCGGGTGA
- a CDS encoding CBS domain-containing protein — MKISTFLDLKGRTVVTVRPNDNISKVAHLLKLHRVGCVVISEDGKHVDGIVAVRDIVYAMAERESRIRHLSGADLLDTPVSSIMTKTVKTCGPDDSVRHVLESMTRWHILHVPVVDHGVLCGIVSVDDVVKLAVAEMDLEKGALQDRARLYQTLEELR, encoded by the coding sequence ATGAAGATCAGCACCTTTCTGGACCTGAAAGGCCGGACCGTCGTGACGGTGCGCCCGAATGACAACATCTCCAAAGTCGCCCACCTGCTCAAGCTGCATCGGGTCGGCTGCGTGGTGATCAGCGAGGACGGCAAGCATGTCGACGGCATCGTCGCGGTGCGCGACATCGTTTATGCCATGGCCGAGCGCGAGAGCAGGATCCGGCATCTCAGCGGGGCCGACCTGCTCGACACGCCGGTCAGCTCCATCATGACCAAGACGGTCAAGACCTGCGGGCCGGACGACTCCGTGCGCCATGTGCTGGAGAGCATGACGCGCTGGCATATCCTGCATGTGCCGGTGGTCGACCACGGCGTGCTGTGCGGCATCGTCAGCGTCGATGACGTGGTCAAGCTCGCCGTCGCGGAAATGGACCTGGAGAAGGGTGCCCTCCAGGACCGGGCGCGCCTCTACCAGACGCTGGAGGAACTGCGCTGA
- a CDS encoding peptide ABC transporter substrate-binding protein, which produces MAINRTLLGCAGAALALSVGLGGFGSAALAAKDELVIGAVQFPGTFHPSIDAMATKSYILGTARRPFTTFDQDWKLICLLCTELPSLEKGTAVEVTRPDGTRAIDATFTIQPGATWGDGKPLTTRDVLFTWEVGRHPLSGVTNAQLFSKDIVGITAVDDKTFTVHWDKYRCSYDSINDLLVLPEHLERPVFEADPAQYRNRTLYDTDRTNPGLYFGPYRISRVESGAYVVLEPNPTWWGDKPGFKRIVVRTIENTSAMEANLLSGEVDYVAGEVGLSIEQALAFEKRHGQRFKVVYQPGLFFEHIDLNLDNGILADVRVRRALLSAIDRDAISRQLFGGKQPVAHTGVNPLDRFYSEDFTRYPFDPAAAVKLLEEAGWTELRGGIRHDAAGRRLSLEFQSTAGNRTRELVQQVLQEQWRKVGVEVRINNQPARVLFGETMRERKFPAMAMFAWLSAPENIPRTILHSTMIPTPENGFSGQNYVGFRDAETDRIIDDLEVTCGEAEARPLWTRLQQIYAEQLPALPLYFRSDSYIMPPWLDGVRPTGHQYPSTLWIEQWRSK; this is translated from the coding sequence GTGGCGATTAATCGGACTTTGTTGGGATGCGCGGGCGCCGCGCTCGCCCTCTCCGTGGGTCTCGGAGGTTTCGGATCGGCGGCGCTTGCCGCGAAGGACGAGCTGGTGATCGGCGCCGTCCAGTTTCCCGGCACGTTCCACCCCAGCATCGACGCCATGGCCACCAAGAGCTACATCCTGGGCACCGCGCGCCGGCCCTTCACCACCTTCGACCAGGACTGGAAGCTGATCTGCCTGCTCTGCACCGAACTGCCGAGCCTGGAAAAGGGAACGGCGGTCGAGGTGACCCGTCCCGACGGCACGCGGGCGATCGACGCCACCTTCACCATCCAGCCCGGCGCCACCTGGGGCGACGGCAAGCCGCTGACCACCCGCGACGTGCTGTTCACCTGGGAGGTCGGGCGCCATCCCCTGAGCGGCGTCACCAACGCCCAGCTGTTCTCCAAGGATATCGTCGGCATCACCGCCGTGGACGACAAGACCTTCACCGTCCACTGGGACAAGTACCGGTGCAGCTACGACTCCATCAACGACCTGCTGGTGCTGCCGGAACACCTGGAGCGCCCGGTGTTCGAGGCCGATCCCGCCCAGTACCGCAACCGGACCCTCTACGACACCGACCGCACCAATCCGGGCCTCTATTTCGGCCCCTACCGGATCAGCCGGGTCGAATCGGGCGCCTACGTCGTGCTGGAGCCCAACCCGACCTGGTGGGGCGACAAGCCCGGCTTCAAGCGGATCGTGGTGCGCACCATCGAGAACACCTCGGCGATGGAGGCCAACCTGCTGTCCGGGGAGGTCGATTACGTCGCCGGCGAGGTCGGGCTGTCCATCGAGCAGGCGCTCGCCTTCGAGAAGCGGCACGGCCAGCGGTTCAAGGTCGTCTACCAGCCGGGCCTGTTCTTCGAGCATATCGACCTGAACCTCGACAACGGGATCCTGGCGGACGTGCGGGTCCGCCGGGCGCTGCTGAGCGCGATCGACCGGGACGCGATCTCCCGCCAGCTGTTCGGCGGCAAGCAGCCGGTGGCCCATACCGGGGTCAATCCGCTGGACCGGTTCTACAGCGAGGACTTCACCCGTTACCCCTTCGACCCGGCCGCAGCCGTCAAGCTGCTGGAGGAAGCCGGCTGGACCGAGTTGCGCGGCGGCATCCGGCACGATGCCGCCGGCCGGCGGCTCAGCCTGGAATTCCAGTCCACCGCCGGCAACCGGACCCGCGAGCTGGTCCAGCAGGTGCTCCAGGAGCAGTGGCGGAAGGTCGGCGTCGAGGTCAGGATCAACAACCAGCCGGCCCGCGTGCTGTTCGGCGAGACGATGCGCGAGCGCAAGTTCCCGGCCATGGCGATGTTCGCGTGGCTGAGCGCGCCCGAGAACATCCCGCGCACGATCCTGCACTCGACCATGATCCCGACGCCGGAGAACGGCTTCTCCGGCCAGAACTACGTGGGATTCCGCGATGCCGAGACCGACAGGATCATCGACGACCTGGAGGTGACCTGCGGCGAGGCCGAGGCGCGGCCCCTGTGGACGCGGCTGCAGCAGATCTATGCCGAGCAGCTGCCGGCCCTGCCGCTCTATTTCCGGTCCGACAGCTACATCATGCCGCCCTGGCTGGACGGCGTGCGCCCGACCGGTCACCAGTACCCCTCGACGCTGTGGATCGAGCAGTGGCGCTCGAAGTGA